A part of Dreissena polymorpha isolate Duluth1 chromosome 13, UMN_Dpol_1.0, whole genome shotgun sequence genomic DNA contains:
- the LOC127854454 gene encoding uncharacterized protein LOC127854454 isoform X2 has product MTRIVFPCDHPYWWIIKDKLISLRNDCLQHHLDMQSLAVRHQSMVDFSKDCSDRPPKPWYKTLFAGLCKYFDQAAHVAELPTFLVETFPAIIDLALEIEILLPTEGISISSQQTAGRREISRPLCWSIVACAFLCLFPNEERGFQAKLGTINFNKFFHFLPMPSQCAKLQCILTFFERIKAERDRLPGCVVFARQVIKPEELPTLDTWLNCSSPLCPVVVHEEGLIEDAGCHTIEVDFANRHVGGGVLNKGRVQEEIRFTVCPELLVSILFMEEMAENEAIIISGFGQFSVTCGYAAGLVFVSMYKDDAKTDEHGNLLRTLCAIDAVSYRADDRWGSGEGVVGRQYMDRWVLRDLNKAFVGFCTPFTIPEETSPLPEEHYFTPDGSVHEPHLDVYEQFAENLLASVFPQSLARASRHVHDRDSSTATGHDSVSLNSMESLSHDCAHSQRHSSMDHLDVGFREWYNQYRRRSSNLSDLSSRRSSYDLASRRSSGCSQRGYSSELSCSDFEEYNENSLQNQDQRFKYHTIKEEGGSSTVLEFAASLAACLVRAGTMEAVVRSPSPHGYPVDFLQDGKGYKRPAAFRLSSVSAPDTLVNPSEEEPDFQMNEGCVRNYVHNLFSEVWPFPSEEDFEYSTSLCNEVRKEIQKGCAMSSSLIGVSRAEPLVTSDDVDSSNPVECQYDALNDSFSVVCEYNGAKNSEVDEQILLAVADRIVSIAFQEALIDYRCTLSVQNSHMFQCVSESSQSDHSMDVRDQSESSCSDTSSQSELRLQNNIYADPAEIVAEKMVSGLFGKNQPVTAKADSKSDDMHMSNRDSCIKYSDLKIDQSESGCHIEVGLDSQSVSVLQTSDCDIIEKADIDSTIPFKHSSQVSDNLTENQREIYNKIADRILMGGLCFTSAKNLPKCNLGRSGSTPSSNALNSQPSYPVDHPRFDKKSASHDESKFGLSVDIDDSYVQNSSSSSCHSFSHEYLTGSDGTRSKIVTQRLEDSSQGLRPPDISQPPTNTYVNSNLLTVKRGKNIENKNTSKSSQRKSASSETSRSKQSSSSLETSSSASDSSSKLGAVGGVPKSQLPANTCKTSQHICAKVKIQKSQSKVKSKPSYPFLTGNKKNYDQFANSLSRDLLTNAFLQVQEHQELVSYPRRSSEPMQISNDAALRRLEHSINHRNGPQGQKSKTDEDISQMDWDVSQQFNNRPSCGFRDPVLSRFAEELMKVDVSVPPLKLLGADAVSVSSSSQSVCSTFSSFRDPLLASFEEELLGSSGKSSCGAKTKTSWSNMKNIPVVSSRHVGINWNHQESNQKGQGSARSNQGGNLKSLNSNIGGKSNNNEMSASKMHKVANNVSRNGKTIVTSSCSMHNDISSSIFHSVSDLAGSLAMTILCEAVSLAANGNSSDSQCWLIKVNVYGEILAKNVLDAAMEALRSVKFVGDVDQGNKIVSWCEETDGKDRTKKENGQRQMDREGSCSESTPSSGDYEDAYDLPYRQLEEFADVLASKVLINSVAITRREHMSNLRRKHGRPITTGNWGCGAFGGDPHLKSLIQWMAASYAGCPCMLYYTFQNQKMDRFQEVADIIIQRGWDVSKLMQVVRRYCMTTNDEIDTFGQPTRELFDVILQGEIFPNV; this is encoded by the exons ATGACCAGGATTGTCTTCCCCTGTGACCACCCATACTGGTGGATAATCAAGGACAAGCTGATTTCACTGAGAAATGACTGTTTACAG CACCATCTGGACATGCAGTCGCTGGCCGTTAGACATCAGTCCATGGTAGATTTTAGTAAAGATTGCAGTGACAGACCTCCTAAGCCCTGGTACAAGACCCTGTTTGCTGGTCTGTGCAAGTACTTTGACCAGGCTGCTCATGTCGCTGAATTGCCGACGTTCCTCGTTGAGACTTTTCCGGCCATCATAGATCTGGCGTTGGAAATAGAAATATTGCTCCCCACTGAAGGCATCAGCATTAGTTCACAACAGACTG CTGGAAGAAGAGAAATTTCGAGACCATTATGTTGGTCAATAGTTGCCTGTGCGTTTCTTTGCCTATTCCCGAATGAAGAGCGTGGATTTCAAGCAAAACTGGGTACAATCAACTTCAACAAGTTCTTTCACTTCCTGCCCAT GCCGTCACAGTGTGCCAAGCTGCAGTGTATTTTGACTTTCTTTGAGAGGATTAAGGCAGAGAGGGACAGACTCCCTGGTTGTGTTGTCTTTGCCAGACAG GTGATCAAGCCTGAAGAGTTGCCTACCCTGGATACTTGGCTCAACTGCTCCAGCCCCCTGTGTCCAGTGGTGGTCCACGAGGAGGGGCTCATAGAGGACGCAGGCTGTCATACCATTGAG GTGGATTTCGCTAACCGCCATGTGGGAGGTGGTGTTCTAAACAAAGGTCGGGTACAAGAAGAAATACGTTTCACTGTGTGCCCAGAACTTCTTGTCTCGATTCTATTTATGGAAGAAATGGCCGAGAACGAGGCTATCATTATCAGCGGCTTTGGTCAGTTTTCTGTGACATGCGGTTACGCAGCGGGGCTGGTGTTTGTGAGCATGTACAAGGATGATGCGAAg ACTGATGAGCATGGTAACCTGTTGCGGACCCTGTGTGCGATAGACGCGGTGTCCTACCGGGCAGATGACCGCTGGGGGAGTGGAGAGGGTGTGGTCGGTAGGCAGTACATGGACAGATGGGTGCTACGAGACCTCAACAAGGCTTTTGTTG GTTTCTGTACTCCATTCACCATACCTGAAGAAACCAGCCCATTGCCAGAAGAGCACTATTTCACTCCTGATGGGTCTGTTCACG AACCACATCTAGATGTCTACGAACAGTTTGCTGAGAATTTACTAGCGTCAGTCTTCCCTCAAAGCCTTGCCAGGGCCTCCAGGCATGTTCATGACAGAGACTCGAGCACAGCTACAG GCCATGATTCAGTCTCACTCAACAGCATGGAGTCTCTGTCCCACGATTGCGCACACAGCCAGCGTCACTCCAGCATGGACCACCTGGACGTGGGATTCCGAGAGTGGTATAACCAGTACCGGCGACGGAGCTCAAACTTGAGTGATCTCAGCTCAAGGCGGAGTAGTTACGACCTGGCGTCTCGACGCAGCAGCGGGTGTAGCCAACGAGGCTACAGCTCGGAGCTCAGCTGCTCAGATTTTGAGGAGTATAACGAGAATAGTTTGCAGAATCAGGACCAGCGGTTTAAATATCATACAATCAAGGAAGAGGGCGGTTCTTCTACCGTGTTGGAATTCGCGGCCAGTTTGGCCGCATGCCTGGTACGTGCAGGGACAATGGAGGCTGTGGTTAGGAGTCCTTCACCTCACGGTTACCCAGTGGATTTTCTACAAGATGGCAAAGGTTACAAGAGACCTGCCGCTTTCCGTCTTTCTTCAGTAAGCGCACCTGATACTCTAGTAAACCCGAGCGAGGAAGAGCCAGATTTCCAAATGAATGAGGGATGTGTTCGGAATTACGTGCATAATTTGTTTAGCGAAGTCTGGCCGTTTCCAAGTGAGGAAGACTTTGAGTACAGCACTAGCCTTTGCAATGAGGTCAGGAAGGAGATTCAAAAAGGTTGTGCTATGAGTTCAAGTTTAATTGGGGTCAGTCGTGCGGAACCTTTGGTTACTAGTGATGATGTTGATAGCAGCAATCCAGTTGAATGTCAGTATGATGCTTTAAATGATAGTTTTTCTGTTGTCTGTGAATATAATGGTGCTAAAAACTCTGAAGTTGATGAACAAATTTTGTTGGCTGTGGCTGATAGAATAGTTTCAATTGCTTTTCAAGAAGCTCTTATTGACTATAGGTGTACGTTGAGTGTTCAAAACTCTCACATGTTTCAGTGTGTTTCTGAAAGTAGCCAATCCGATCATTCCATGGATGTGCGGGACCAATCAGAATCGAGCTGTAGTGACACCAGTAGCCAATCAGAGCTGaggttacaaaacaatatatatgcTGATCCTGCTGAAATAGTTGCTGAGAAAATGGTTTCAGGACTTTTTGGCAAGAACCAACCTGTGACAGCAAAAGCAGATTCAAAATCTGATGACATGCATATGTCCAATAGGGATTCATGTATAAAATACAGTGATTTGAAAATTGACCAATCAGAATCTGGGTGTCATATAGAAGTAGGTTTGGACAGCCAATCAGTATCTGTGTTACAAACATCTGACTGTGATATTATTGAGAAGGCTGATATTGATAGCACAATTCCGTTCAAACATTCCAGCCAGGTTAGTGATAACTTAACAGAAAACCAACGAGAAATCTATAACAAAATTGCAGACAGAATTTTAATGGGCGGACTTTGTTTCACTAGTGCAAAAAATTTACCAAAGTGCAATCTAGGAAGATCTGGCTCAACGCCAAGTTCAAATGCTCTCAATTCACAGCCATCATACCCAGTTGATCATCCAAGATTTGATAAAAAATCTGCTAGTCATGATGAATCAAAATTCGGATTAAGCGTTGATATTGATGACTCGTATGTTCAGAACAGTTCCTCCTCCTCATGCCATTCATTTTCTCATGAATATTTGACAGGCAGTGATGGGACACGATCAAAGATTGTGACCCAAAGACTTGAAGACAGTTCACAAGGATTGCGACCACCTGACATCAGTCAACCACCAACAAATACATATGTGAATAGTAACTTATTGACAGTAAAAAGAggaaaaaatattgagaacaaAAACACGAGCAAATCATCTCAAAGGAAAAGTGCATCATCTGAAACGTCAAGAAGTAAACAGTCGAGTTCGAGCCTTGAAACTTCAAGCTCAGCCTCAGATAGCTCTTCCAAACTCGGTGCTGTAGGGGGTGTACCTAAATCGCAGCTACCCGCCAATACTTGCAAAACCTCGCAGCATATTTGCGCGAAAGTAAAAATACAAAAGTCGCAAAGCAAAGTGAAATCCAAACCCAGTTACCCGTTTCTGACGGGAAATAAGAAGAACTATGATCAGTTTGCGAACAGCCTGTCTCGCGATCTATTGACCAATGCGTTC CTACAGGTACAAGAGCATCAGGAGCTTGTATCGTACCCACGGAGGAGTAGCGAGCCCATGCAGATCTCAAATGATGCGGCACTGCGGCGGCTTGAACATTCCATCAATCACAG AAACGGTCCCCAAGGACAGAAGAGCAAGACAGATGAAGACATCTCACAGATGGACTGGGACGTCTCTCAACAGTTCAACAACCGTCCCTCATGTGGCTTCAGGGACCCTGTGCTTTCCAG ATTTGCTGAGGAGCTAATGAAAGTTGATGTATCAGTGCCGCCGTTGAAACTTCTTGGTGCTGACGCCGTTAGCGTCAGTAGCTCCAGCCAGTCGGTTTGCAGCACCTTTAGCTCATTTAGAGACCCATTACTGGCCTCATTCGAGGAAGAATTGCTTGGTTCCAGTGGAAAGTCCTCCTGTGGTGCTAAAACAAAGACGTCTTGGTCAAACATGAAAAATATACCTGTGGTCTCCTCACGGCACGTTGGCATCAATTGGAATCACCAGGAAAGTAACCAGAAAGGCCAAGGAAGTGCGAGAAGTAACCAGGGAGGAAATTTGAAAAGCCTTAATAGCAACATTGGAGGAAAAAGTAACAATAATGAAATGAGTGCAAGCAAAATGCATAAGGTTGCCAACAATGTCTCGAGAAATGGTAAAACAATCGTCACATCGTCTTGTTCAATGCACAATGACATTAGCAGTTCTATTTTTCATTCCGTTTCTGATCTGGCAGGTTCTTTGGCCATGACAATTCTGTGTGAAGCTGTATCGTTAGCAGCCAATGGTAATTCCAGTGACTCTCAATGCTGGTTAATTAAAGTCAATGTGTACGGAGAGATTCTTGCAAAAAACGTTCTGGATGCAGCCATGGAGGCTCTGAGAAGTGTGAAGTTTGTTGGAGATGTGGACCAGGGCAACAAGATCGTGTCTTGGTGCGAAGAAACTGATGGCAAAGATAGAACAAAAAAAGAGAATGGCCAGAGACAAATGGACAG GGAAGGCAGTTGTTCTGAGTCTACGCCTAGTTCCGGGGATTACGAGGACGCCTATGACTTGCCATATCGTCAACTTGAGGAATTTGCGGACGTGCTCGCATCTAAAGTTCTCATCAACTCTGTGGCCATTACCAGACGTGAGCACATGAGTAACCTTAGG CGGAAACACGGACGTCCCATCACTACGGGGAACTGGGGGTGTGGTGCGTTTGGTGGGGATCCCCACCTGAAGTCCCTGATACAGTGGATGGCGGCCAGCTATGCTGGATGTCCATGCATGCTTTACTACACCTTCCAAAACCAAAAAATGGACAGG
- the LOC127854454 gene encoding uncharacterized protein LOC127854454 isoform X1, whose product MTRIVFPCDHPYWWIIKDKLISLRNDCLQHHLDMQSLAVRHQSMVDFSKDCSDRPPKPWYKTLFAGLCKYFDQAAHVAELPTFLVETFPAIIDLALEIEILLPTEGISISSQQTAGRREISRPLCWSIVACAFLCLFPNEERGFQAKLGTINFNKFFHFLPMPSQCAKLQCILTFFERIKAERDRLPGCVVFARQVIKPEELPTLDTWLNCSSPLCPVVVHEEGLIEDAGCHTIEVDFANRHVGGGVLNKGRVQEEIRFTVCPELLVSILFMEEMAENEAIIISGFGQFSVTCGYAAGLVFVSMYKDDAKTDEHGNLLRTLCAIDAVSYRADDRWGSGEGVVGRQYMDRWVLRDLNKAFVGFCTPFTIPEETSPLPEEHYFTPDGSVHAEPHLDVYEQFAENLLASVFPQSLARASRHVHDRDSSTATGHDSVSLNSMESLSHDCAHSQRHSSMDHLDVGFREWYNQYRRRSSNLSDLSSRRSSYDLASRRSSGCSQRGYSSELSCSDFEEYNENSLQNQDQRFKYHTIKEEGGSSTVLEFAASLAACLVRAGTMEAVVRSPSPHGYPVDFLQDGKGYKRPAAFRLSSVSAPDTLVNPSEEEPDFQMNEGCVRNYVHNLFSEVWPFPSEEDFEYSTSLCNEVRKEIQKGCAMSSSLIGVSRAEPLVTSDDVDSSNPVECQYDALNDSFSVVCEYNGAKNSEVDEQILLAVADRIVSIAFQEALIDYRCTLSVQNSHMFQCVSESSQSDHSMDVRDQSESSCSDTSSQSELRLQNNIYADPAEIVAEKMVSGLFGKNQPVTAKADSKSDDMHMSNRDSCIKYSDLKIDQSESGCHIEVGLDSQSVSVLQTSDCDIIEKADIDSTIPFKHSSQVSDNLTENQREIYNKIADRILMGGLCFTSAKNLPKCNLGRSGSTPSSNALNSQPSYPVDHPRFDKKSASHDESKFGLSVDIDDSYVQNSSSSSCHSFSHEYLTGSDGTRSKIVTQRLEDSSQGLRPPDISQPPTNTYVNSNLLTVKRGKNIENKNTSKSSQRKSASSETSRSKQSSSSLETSSSASDSSSKLGAVGGVPKSQLPANTCKTSQHICAKVKIQKSQSKVKSKPSYPFLTGNKKNYDQFANSLSRDLLTNAFLQVQEHQELVSYPRRSSEPMQISNDAALRRLEHSINHRNGPQGQKSKTDEDISQMDWDVSQQFNNRPSCGFRDPVLSRFAEELMKVDVSVPPLKLLGADAVSVSSSSQSVCSTFSSFRDPLLASFEEELLGSSGKSSCGAKTKTSWSNMKNIPVVSSRHVGINWNHQESNQKGQGSARSNQGGNLKSLNSNIGGKSNNNEMSASKMHKVANNVSRNGKTIVTSSCSMHNDISSSIFHSVSDLAGSLAMTILCEAVSLAANGNSSDSQCWLIKVNVYGEILAKNVLDAAMEALRSVKFVGDVDQGNKIVSWCEETDGKDRTKKENGQRQMDREGSCSESTPSSGDYEDAYDLPYRQLEEFADVLASKVLINSVAITRREHMSNLRRKHGRPITTGNWGCGAFGGDPHLKSLIQWMAASYAGCPCMLYYTFQNQKMDRFQEVADIIIQRGWDVSKLMQVVRRYCMTTNDEIDTFGQPTRELFDVILQGEIFPNV is encoded by the exons ATGACCAGGATTGTCTTCCCCTGTGACCACCCATACTGGTGGATAATCAAGGACAAGCTGATTTCACTGAGAAATGACTGTTTACAG CACCATCTGGACATGCAGTCGCTGGCCGTTAGACATCAGTCCATGGTAGATTTTAGTAAAGATTGCAGTGACAGACCTCCTAAGCCCTGGTACAAGACCCTGTTTGCTGGTCTGTGCAAGTACTTTGACCAGGCTGCTCATGTCGCTGAATTGCCGACGTTCCTCGTTGAGACTTTTCCGGCCATCATAGATCTGGCGTTGGAAATAGAAATATTGCTCCCCACTGAAGGCATCAGCATTAGTTCACAACAGACTG CTGGAAGAAGAGAAATTTCGAGACCATTATGTTGGTCAATAGTTGCCTGTGCGTTTCTTTGCCTATTCCCGAATGAAGAGCGTGGATTTCAAGCAAAACTGGGTACAATCAACTTCAACAAGTTCTTTCACTTCCTGCCCAT GCCGTCACAGTGTGCCAAGCTGCAGTGTATTTTGACTTTCTTTGAGAGGATTAAGGCAGAGAGGGACAGACTCCCTGGTTGTGTTGTCTTTGCCAGACAG GTGATCAAGCCTGAAGAGTTGCCTACCCTGGATACTTGGCTCAACTGCTCCAGCCCCCTGTGTCCAGTGGTGGTCCACGAGGAGGGGCTCATAGAGGACGCAGGCTGTCATACCATTGAG GTGGATTTCGCTAACCGCCATGTGGGAGGTGGTGTTCTAAACAAAGGTCGGGTACAAGAAGAAATACGTTTCACTGTGTGCCCAGAACTTCTTGTCTCGATTCTATTTATGGAAGAAATGGCCGAGAACGAGGCTATCATTATCAGCGGCTTTGGTCAGTTTTCTGTGACATGCGGTTACGCAGCGGGGCTGGTGTTTGTGAGCATGTACAAGGATGATGCGAAg ACTGATGAGCATGGTAACCTGTTGCGGACCCTGTGTGCGATAGACGCGGTGTCCTACCGGGCAGATGACCGCTGGGGGAGTGGAGAGGGTGTGGTCGGTAGGCAGTACATGGACAGATGGGTGCTACGAGACCTCAACAAGGCTTTTGTTG GTTTCTGTACTCCATTCACCATACCTGAAGAAACCAGCCCATTGCCAGAAGAGCACTATTTCACTCCTGATGGGTCTGTTCACG caGAACCACATCTAGATGTCTACGAACAGTTTGCTGAGAATTTACTAGCGTCAGTCTTCCCTCAAAGCCTTGCCAGGGCCTCCAGGCATGTTCATGACAGAGACTCGAGCACAGCTACAG GCCATGATTCAGTCTCACTCAACAGCATGGAGTCTCTGTCCCACGATTGCGCACACAGCCAGCGTCACTCCAGCATGGACCACCTGGACGTGGGATTCCGAGAGTGGTATAACCAGTACCGGCGACGGAGCTCAAACTTGAGTGATCTCAGCTCAAGGCGGAGTAGTTACGACCTGGCGTCTCGACGCAGCAGCGGGTGTAGCCAACGAGGCTACAGCTCGGAGCTCAGCTGCTCAGATTTTGAGGAGTATAACGAGAATAGTTTGCAGAATCAGGACCAGCGGTTTAAATATCATACAATCAAGGAAGAGGGCGGTTCTTCTACCGTGTTGGAATTCGCGGCCAGTTTGGCCGCATGCCTGGTACGTGCAGGGACAATGGAGGCTGTGGTTAGGAGTCCTTCACCTCACGGTTACCCAGTGGATTTTCTACAAGATGGCAAAGGTTACAAGAGACCTGCCGCTTTCCGTCTTTCTTCAGTAAGCGCACCTGATACTCTAGTAAACCCGAGCGAGGAAGAGCCAGATTTCCAAATGAATGAGGGATGTGTTCGGAATTACGTGCATAATTTGTTTAGCGAAGTCTGGCCGTTTCCAAGTGAGGAAGACTTTGAGTACAGCACTAGCCTTTGCAATGAGGTCAGGAAGGAGATTCAAAAAGGTTGTGCTATGAGTTCAAGTTTAATTGGGGTCAGTCGTGCGGAACCTTTGGTTACTAGTGATGATGTTGATAGCAGCAATCCAGTTGAATGTCAGTATGATGCTTTAAATGATAGTTTTTCTGTTGTCTGTGAATATAATGGTGCTAAAAACTCTGAAGTTGATGAACAAATTTTGTTGGCTGTGGCTGATAGAATAGTTTCAATTGCTTTTCAAGAAGCTCTTATTGACTATAGGTGTACGTTGAGTGTTCAAAACTCTCACATGTTTCAGTGTGTTTCTGAAAGTAGCCAATCCGATCATTCCATGGATGTGCGGGACCAATCAGAATCGAGCTGTAGTGACACCAGTAGCCAATCAGAGCTGaggttacaaaacaatatatatgcTGATCCTGCTGAAATAGTTGCTGAGAAAATGGTTTCAGGACTTTTTGGCAAGAACCAACCTGTGACAGCAAAAGCAGATTCAAAATCTGATGACATGCATATGTCCAATAGGGATTCATGTATAAAATACAGTGATTTGAAAATTGACCAATCAGAATCTGGGTGTCATATAGAAGTAGGTTTGGACAGCCAATCAGTATCTGTGTTACAAACATCTGACTGTGATATTATTGAGAAGGCTGATATTGATAGCACAATTCCGTTCAAACATTCCAGCCAGGTTAGTGATAACTTAACAGAAAACCAACGAGAAATCTATAACAAAATTGCAGACAGAATTTTAATGGGCGGACTTTGTTTCACTAGTGCAAAAAATTTACCAAAGTGCAATCTAGGAAGATCTGGCTCAACGCCAAGTTCAAATGCTCTCAATTCACAGCCATCATACCCAGTTGATCATCCAAGATTTGATAAAAAATCTGCTAGTCATGATGAATCAAAATTCGGATTAAGCGTTGATATTGATGACTCGTATGTTCAGAACAGTTCCTCCTCCTCATGCCATTCATTTTCTCATGAATATTTGACAGGCAGTGATGGGACACGATCAAAGATTGTGACCCAAAGACTTGAAGACAGTTCACAAGGATTGCGACCACCTGACATCAGTCAACCACCAACAAATACATATGTGAATAGTAACTTATTGACAGTAAAAAGAggaaaaaatattgagaacaaAAACACGAGCAAATCATCTCAAAGGAAAAGTGCATCATCTGAAACGTCAAGAAGTAAACAGTCGAGTTCGAGCCTTGAAACTTCAAGCTCAGCCTCAGATAGCTCTTCCAAACTCGGTGCTGTAGGGGGTGTACCTAAATCGCAGCTACCCGCCAATACTTGCAAAACCTCGCAGCATATTTGCGCGAAAGTAAAAATACAAAAGTCGCAAAGCAAAGTGAAATCCAAACCCAGTTACCCGTTTCTGACGGGAAATAAGAAGAACTATGATCAGTTTGCGAACAGCCTGTCTCGCGATCTATTGACCAATGCGTTC CTACAGGTACAAGAGCATCAGGAGCTTGTATCGTACCCACGGAGGAGTAGCGAGCCCATGCAGATCTCAAATGATGCGGCACTGCGGCGGCTTGAACATTCCATCAATCACAG AAACGGTCCCCAAGGACAGAAGAGCAAGACAGATGAAGACATCTCACAGATGGACTGGGACGTCTCTCAACAGTTCAACAACCGTCCCTCATGTGGCTTCAGGGACCCTGTGCTTTCCAG ATTTGCTGAGGAGCTAATGAAAGTTGATGTATCAGTGCCGCCGTTGAAACTTCTTGGTGCTGACGCCGTTAGCGTCAGTAGCTCCAGCCAGTCGGTTTGCAGCACCTTTAGCTCATTTAGAGACCCATTACTGGCCTCATTCGAGGAAGAATTGCTTGGTTCCAGTGGAAAGTCCTCCTGTGGTGCTAAAACAAAGACGTCTTGGTCAAACATGAAAAATATACCTGTGGTCTCCTCACGGCACGTTGGCATCAATTGGAATCACCAGGAAAGTAACCAGAAAGGCCAAGGAAGTGCGAGAAGTAACCAGGGAGGAAATTTGAAAAGCCTTAATAGCAACATTGGAGGAAAAAGTAACAATAATGAAATGAGTGCAAGCAAAATGCATAAGGTTGCCAACAATGTCTCGAGAAATGGTAAAACAATCGTCACATCGTCTTGTTCAATGCACAATGACATTAGCAGTTCTATTTTTCATTCCGTTTCTGATCTGGCAGGTTCTTTGGCCATGACAATTCTGTGTGAAGCTGTATCGTTAGCAGCCAATGGTAATTCCAGTGACTCTCAATGCTGGTTAATTAAAGTCAATGTGTACGGAGAGATTCTTGCAAAAAACGTTCTGGATGCAGCCATGGAGGCTCTGAGAAGTGTGAAGTTTGTTGGAGATGTGGACCAGGGCAACAAGATCGTGTCTTGGTGCGAAGAAACTGATGGCAAAGATAGAACAAAAAAAGAGAATGGCCAGAGACAAATGGACAG GGAAGGCAGTTGTTCTGAGTCTACGCCTAGTTCCGGGGATTACGAGGACGCCTATGACTTGCCATATCGTCAACTTGAGGAATTTGCGGACGTGCTCGCATCTAAAGTTCTCATCAACTCTGTGGCCATTACCAGACGTGAGCACATGAGTAACCTTAGG CGGAAACACGGACGTCCCATCACTACGGGGAACTGGGGGTGTGGTGCGTTTGGTGGGGATCCCCACCTGAAGTCCCTGATACAGTGGATGGCGGCCAGCTATGCTGGATGTCCATGCATGCTTTACTACACCTTCCAAAACCAAAAAATGGACAGG